The proteins below are encoded in one region of Planifilum fimeticola:
- a CDS encoding helix-turn-helix transcriptional regulator: MIKNRVRELRQQKNVTQIQMARDLQITRQTLIAIERHKYHPSLELAFRIARYFGKRVDEVFLWEENGE, encoded by the coding sequence GTGATCAAGAATCGCGTCAGGGAGCTCAGACAGCAGAAGAACGTGACCCAGATCCAAATGGCGCGGGATCTGCAGATCACCCGGCAAACCCTGATCGCCATCGAAAGGCACAAATACCATCCGAGTCTGGAACTGGCCTTCAGGATCGCCCGCTATTTCGGGAAGCGGGTGGATGAAGTCTTTCTGTGGGAGGAGA